Proteins encoded by one window of Elephas maximus indicus isolate mEleMax1 chromosome 5, mEleMax1 primary haplotype, whole genome shotgun sequence:
- the ZNF518B gene encoding zinc finger protein 518B, whose amino-acid sequence MQIKMMKDLGQQFYTPQVNDRHNSLTMAPKQPSADRMTQPDGQQVQALLYQSSETEAAGMTIATCVKCRSVHKVPLQDLSTGQSQKEDRYICFTCSLAVPPPRFHFVNSNSSAAHVGNKIEAISSSVSNKFKVRNFKPGKYYCDKCRFSTKDPLQYKKHTLQHEEIKFICSHCSHISYTKGEFQRHLVKHTGIFPYQCEYCDYGAIRNDYIVKHRKRVHEKAGAKRPPKAAAKLEPKRTSTSKQNPELLKASTLSTAFQNKLSDQLSRFSLHANKDKMHNIMLIPESMEYQKDVVCIPNKMPLSEPTDLSLFENKNVEVEVLSPAKEPVQPGVPLTVVAPAELVVPANCLAQLMDVKVVNGTQQLVLKLFPLEENSCLEAGGGDGGNSERRTKEKVSGEQEKTTSSEQTKPLMIEGNVGKLGGFDNLQSSVHKQLKNVKWVKSYDFFMANSSVYSQGESFLSPNRFEDLQKKHNLYPPRTVPSSLALKGHSPSSVVKTNVLCGLGTASNPFPYKTAASFPDGGRNLHSNSQPLFPLAVPPAAISFCGEKGLLPVSENNFESRSEISIPLKMVSSNRKLKDSQTEAVSNIGQVSSQHKTEYLHINIAGDDRSRSQQPREKPLELKNSERNNDCFDGPVISSVFSLSSGSENVPEGIKWNSSTSKIKSIELLRRKIAQLIESCGKPSSLAANSAHRRSVGQASKVTSKATSESIQEINVSFPGSGYSTSTPPKSQDDGSISGQLIHEQIYPRFIDGSDGKSENRMTRQAHVAAPVLIPKGAVLRVLNSSEDAHIIEATCEAPVSIPDSETQLIKPVPFCPVKQTDSEIPTNESGPIDMSQNLETSLRPKPKKESAACTTTPRKAAPLHGQQGSSELSKQGKQFSRNLPINRNKVKQVNSSRKKNKIQADPSRYLKDPSMFQVARQLRLRAAKPDQLIKCPRRNQPVIVLNHPDVDSPEVTNVMKVINKYKGNVLKVVLSERTRCQLGIRRYHMRLTYQNAEEANHLKRQMMLKMKLKKVHKNNYQVVDSLPDDASQCIFKCWFCGRLYEDQEEWMSHGQRHLIEATRDWDVLSSKGK is encoded by the coding sequence ATGCAGATAAAGATGATGAAGGATCTTGGACAGCAGTTCTATACTCCGCAAGTGAATGACAGACATAATTCCTTGACCATGGCCCCCAAGCAGCCCAGTGCTGATCGAATGACTCAACCAGATGGACAACAAGTTCAAGCCCTTTTGTATCAAAGCTCAGAGACCGAGGCTGCCGGGATGACCATTGCTACATGTGTGAAATGCAGAAGTGTTCACAAAGTCCCTCTTCAAGACTTGAGTACTGGACAAAGCCAAAAGGAAGACAGGTACATCTGTTTCACATGCAGCCTTGCTGTGCCGCCTCCTCGTTTTCATTTTGTGAACAGTAACTCCAGTGCTGCTCACGTAGGAAATAAAATTGAAgccatctccagctctgtcagtaaTAAATTTAAGGTAAGGAACTTTAAGCCCGGCAAATACTATTGTGATAAATGCCGATTTTCCACCAAGGACCCTCTGCAGTATAAAAAGCACACACTTCAACACGAAGAGATCAAATTCATTTGTTCTCACTGCAGCCACATTTCATATACAAAAGGAGAGTTTCAGAGGCATTTGGTGAAACACACAGGCATATTCCCTTATCAGTGTGAGTATTGTGACTATGGTGCTATCAGGAATGATTATATTGTCAAACACAGGAAGAGAGTGCACGAGAAGGCGGGTGCTAAACGGCCACCCAAAGCTGCTGCCAAGTTGGAGCCAAAAAGAACCAGCACATCCAAACAAAACCCAGAGCTTTTAAAAGCTTCCACCCTGAGTACTGCATTTCAAAACAAATTGTCTGATCAACTTTCAAGATTCTCCCTCCACGCAAATAAAGACAAGATGCATAATATCATGCTGATACCAGAATCAATGGAGTACCAAAAAGATGTAGTGTGTATTCCAAATAAAATGCCCCTGTCTGAGCCGACTGACCTCAGTCTGTTTGAGAACAAAAACGTTGAGGTAGAAGTGTTATCCCCCGCAAAAGAGCCCGTCCAGCCAGGCGTGCCGTTAACAGTTGTAGCACCAGCAGAGCTCGTTGTCCCTGCAAACTGTCTAGCCCAGTTGATGGATGTGAAGGTTGTCAACGGGACACAGCAACTTGTTCTGAAACTGTTTCCTCTGGAAGAAAACAGTTGCCTTGAAGCTGGTGGCGGAGATGGAGGTAATTCTGAACGTAGGACGAAAGAGAAGGTTTCAGGTGAACAAGAAAAAACAACGTCTTCAGAGCAAACAAAGCCACTAATGATTGAGGGGAATGTTGGAAAACTTGGAGGCTTTGATAACCTTCAATCTTCAGTGCACAAACAACTTAAAAATGTGAAATGGGTAAAGTCTTACGATTTCTTCATGGCAAATTCTAGTGTGTACAGCCAGGGAGAATCCTTTCTAAGCCCTAATAGATTCGAGGATTTGCAGAAAAAACATAATTTGTATCCACCTAGAACTGTACCTTCTTCTCTTGCCTTAAAAGGTCATTCTCCATCATCTGTAGTAAAAACCAATGTTTTATGTGGTCTTGGAACTGCATCAAACCCTTTTCCATATAAGACTGCAGCTTCTTTTCCTGACGGTGGACGGAATTTACACAGCAACTCACAGCCGTTGTTTCCTCTTGCTGTACCACCTGCGGCCATTTCCTTCTGTGGAGAAAAGGGCTTATTGCCTGTAAGTGAAAATAACTTTGAATCTAGAAGTGAGATCAGTATTCCTTTAAAAATGGTTTCCTCTAATAGGAAGCTGAAAGACAGCCAGACAGAGGCAGTTTCAAATATAGGCCAGGtctcctctcaacataaaactgAATATCTGCACATAAACATAGCTGGAGACGACAGAAGCAGATCTCAGCAACCCAGGGAGAAGCCTTTGGAATTAAAGAATTCTGAAAGAAATAATGACTGTTTTGATGGCCCGGTCATCTCATCAGTATTTTCTCTGAGCTCTGGATCTGAAAACGTTCCTGAAGGCATCAAGTGGAATAGTTCAACCTCCAAAATAAAGTCAATTGAACTGTTACGCAGAAAGATAGCTCAGTTAATTGAGTCCTGTGGCAAGCCTTCAAGTTTGGCTGCAAACAGTGCACACCGTCGTTCTGTAGGGCAGGCATCGAAGGTGACTTCGAAAGCTACCTCTGAAAGTATTCAAGAAATTAATGTATCATTCCCTGGCTCTGGCTATTCCACAAGTACTCCCCCAAAATCTCAGGATGATGGTAGTATTAGTGGACAGCTTATTCATGAGCAAATATACCCACGGTTTATAGATGGCAGTGATGGGAAGAGCGAAAACAGAATGACCAGGCAGGCTCATGTCGCTGCTCCGGTGTTGATCCCCAAAGGGGCTGTGTTGAGGGTTCTTAATTCCTCTGAGGATGCCCACATTATAGAGGCTACCTGTGAAGCACCTGTCAGCATACCTGACAGTGAAACACAGCTAATAAAACCTGTTCCGTTCTGCCCTGTGAAACAGACTGACTCAGAGATACCGACAAATGAAAGTGGGCCAATAGACATGTCCCAGAACCTGGAGACATCTCTCCGGCCTAAGCCAAAAAAAGAGAGTGCTGCCTGTACCACCACCCCTAGGAAAGCTGCCCCCCTGCACGGGCAGCAAGGAAGCAGTGAATTGAGTAAGCAAGGGAAACAGTTTTCCAGAAATCTTCCCATAAATCGAAATAAGGTCAAACAAGTAAACTCATCcaggaagaagaacaaaattcagGCCGATCCCAGCCGCTATCTCAAGGATCCTTCCATGTTTCAGGTTGCAAGACAGCTTCGACTTAGAGCAGCTAAACCAGACCAGTTGATCAAATGCCCCCGTCGGAACCAGCCGGTCATTGTGTTGAACCACCCCGATGTGGACTCACCGGAAGTGACCAATGTGATGAAGGTCATAAACAAGTACAAAGGCAATGTCCTCAAAGTCGTCTTATCAGAGAGGACCAGGTGCCAGCTGGGCATCAGAAGGTATCACATGCGGCTCACCTACCAGAATGCAGAGGAAGCCAATCATCTAAAACGgcaaatgatgctgaaaatgaaacttaaaaaagTTCATAAGAACAACTACCAGGTGGTGGATTCCCTGCCCGATGATGCATCGCAGTGTATATTTAAGTGCTGGTTCTGCGGGCGCCTGTACGAAGACCAGGAAGAGTGGATGAGTCACGGCCAACGACACTTGATAGAAGCCACGAGAGATTGGGATGTGCTTTCTTCCAAGGGcaaataa